One Rubrobacter aplysinae DNA window includes the following coding sequences:
- a CDS encoding CTP synthase, translating into MTKYIFVTGGVVSSIGKGTSAAALGMLLKSRGYRVVLQKFDPYLNVDPGTMNPYQHGEVYVTEDGAETDLDLGHYERFLDENLGRLSNVTTGSVYSEVINRERRGDYLGATVQVIPHITNEIKNRIGRLGQDNDIVITEIGGTVGDIESLPFLEAIRQFRNDVGRRNVLYVHVSYVPYIEAAGELKSKPTQHSTQRLREIGISPDVLICRADRPIEEDVRKKIALFGDTELDSVIPAENSPTLYDIPLALHDSRLDDLVLDKLGLDAPGADLRSWRGLVDRIMGAEETVRVAVIGKYIKLQDAYLSVVEALGHAGGAHGTKIELDWVDSEELTDYRAARDRLSEADGVLVLPGFGDRGTEGKVEAARYARESGTPYLGLCLGMQIAVIEYARHVAGLAGANSSELDPETEHPVIDIMADQVGVELGGTMRLGAYPCQIAPGTLASRVYGETMVQERHRHRYELNNFYRERLTGSGMTFSGTSPDGRLVEIAEVQDHPFYIGCQFHPEFKSRPLSPHPLFRGFVGACRESRAVLSRESRETEAG; encoded by the coding sequence GTGACGAAGTACATCTTCGTCACCGGCGGGGTCGTATCCTCTATAGGCAAGGGGACCAGCGCCGCCGCCCTGGGGATGCTCCTCAAAAGCCGGGGGTACCGGGTGGTCCTGCAGAAGTTCGATCCGTACTTGAACGTGGACCCCGGCACCATGAACCCGTACCAGCACGGCGAGGTGTACGTCACGGAGGACGGCGCCGAGACCGACCTCGACCTCGGACATTACGAGCGTTTTCTGGACGAGAACCTCGGGCGACTGTCCAACGTCACGACCGGCAGCGTGTACTCGGAGGTCATAAACCGCGAGCGGCGTGGGGATTACCTCGGGGCGACGGTGCAGGTGATCCCGCACATAACGAACGAGATCAAGAACCGCATAGGCCGTCTCGGCCAGGACAACGACATCGTCATAACCGAGATCGGCGGCACCGTCGGCGACATCGAGAGCCTGCCGTTTCTGGAGGCGATCCGTCAGTTCCGAAACGACGTTGGGCGCAGGAACGTGCTCTACGTCCACGTCTCCTACGTGCCGTACATCGAGGCCGCCGGGGAGCTGAAGAGCAAGCCGACCCAGCACTCCACCCAGCGGCTGCGTGAGATCGGTATCTCGCCGGACGTACTCATCTGTCGCGCCGACCGCCCTATAGAGGAGGACGTGCGGAAGAAGATCGCGCTCTTCGGCGACACGGAGCTCGACTCGGTGATACCGGCCGAGAACTCCCCGACCCTGTACGACATCCCGCTCGCCCTGCACGACTCGCGGCTGGACGATCTGGTGCTCGACAAGCTCGGCCTCGACGCTCCGGGGGCGGACCTCAGGAGCTGGCGAGGGCTGGTGGACAGGATCATGGGCGCGGAGGAGACGGTCCGGGTCGCGGTTATCGGGAAGTACATCAAGCTCCAGGACGCCTACCTTTCCGTGGTGGAGGCCCTGGGTCACGCCGGGGGAGCCCACGGTACGAAGATCGAGCTGGACTGGGTGGACTCCGAGGAGCTGACCGACTACCGGGCCGCCCGCGACCGGCTCTCGGAGGCGGACGGGGTGCTCGTGCTGCCGGGCTTCGGGGACCGGGGTACGGAGGGCAAGGTGGAGGCGGCGCGCTACGCCCGCGAGAGTGGCACTCCCTATCTCGGCCTGTGCCTGGGGATGCAGATCGCGGTGATCGAGTACGCCCGCCACGTCGCGGGCCTCGCCGGGGCGAACTCCTCGGAGCTTGACCCCGAGACGGAGCACCCGGTGATAGACATCATGGCGGATCAGGTCGGGGTGGAGCTCGGCGGCACGATGCGCCTCGGGGCGTATCCGTGCCAGATAGCGCCCGGCACCCTGGCCTCCCGCGTCTACGGCGAGACGATGGTCCAGGAGCGCCACCGCCACCGCTACGAGCTGAACAACTTCTACCGCGAGCGGCTCACCGGCTCCGGCATGACCTTCTCGGGGACCTCGCCCGACGGCCGGCTCGTGGAGATCGCTGAGGTCCAGGATCATCCGTTCTACATCGGTTGCCAGTTCCACCCGGAGTTCAAGAGCCGGCCGCTATCACCCCACCCGCTGTTCCGGGGCTTCGTCGGGGCCTGCCGCGAGTCCCGGGCCGTCCTCTCCAGAGAATCCAGAGAGACCGAGGCGGGGTAG
- the recN gene encoding DNA repair protein RecN: MLTELSVRNVALIEEATLEFEPGLNAITGETGAGKTLLATALQLLLGGRARSESVRAGSEKATVEGTFVLPEDLLGRTLSEALGDLYDELDEGDLAEGLTLRRTLTGEGRSRCYVCGVSVPVKALAAIGDRLVSYHGQREQGKLTDPAEQLRILDDFLPERAREALKEHAALWREVERDRRELAEISSGAEARIRELDFLRYQVSEIQDSGYSAEEAAALARERERLRNVTDLLEAVGTATGALSGEEGGAMQGVGRARSELERAGGYDEGLSGLLERVGGIGAELEDVAYELRSYLDELEADPGRLDEIEGRLADFRELERKYGENVEGYLEEAGQRLSRLENAGEETEELERRISSGEQKLESLAAGITAGREEAAAALAGRVQENLADLKLGGTTFLAELAETGPGPSGRERVEFTIRPNPGEPLLPVRRYASGGELSRIMLAIRLAQESIEPGATYVFDEVDAGIGGETATAVGEKLKRLGGRNQVLTITHLPQIASGAGSQVVVAKEESAGRTITRILPVQGEERRRELARMLSGRVDDASLTHASDLLGEED; the protein is encoded by the coding sequence GTGCTTACTGAGCTCTCCGTCCGAAACGTCGCCCTCATAGAGGAGGCCACGCTGGAGTTCGAGCCCGGCCTCAACGCCATAACCGGCGAGACCGGGGCCGGAAAGACCCTGCTCGCCACCGCCCTTCAGCTCCTGCTCGGGGGCCGCGCCCGCTCCGAGTCGGTGCGCGCAGGCTCCGAGAAGGCCACGGTCGAGGGTACGTTCGTGCTGCCGGAAGATCTCCTCGGCCGCACGCTCTCGGAGGCGCTCGGCGATCTGTACGACGAACTTGACGAGGGGGATCTCGCCGAGGGGCTGACCCTGCGCCGCACCCTTACCGGGGAGGGGCGTTCGCGGTGCTACGTCTGCGGGGTCTCGGTGCCGGTAAAGGCGCTCGCGGCCATCGGCGACCGGCTGGTCTCCTATCACGGCCAGCGCGAGCAAGGCAAGCTCACCGATCCCGCCGAGCAGCTAAGAATCCTGGACGACTTCCTGCCGGAGCGGGCGCGGGAGGCGCTCAAGGAGCACGCGGCTCTCTGGCGCGAGGTCGAGCGTGACCGGCGGGAGCTGGCCGAGATCTCCTCCGGCGCCGAGGCTCGCATCCGGGAGCTGGACTTTCTCCGCTACCAGGTCTCGGAGATACAGGACTCCGGCTACTCCGCCGAGGAGGCCGCCGCCCTCGCCCGTGAGCGTGAGCGGCTGCGAAACGTCACCGACCTCCTGGAGGCCGTCGGGACCGCAACCGGTGCGCTATCCGGCGAGGAAGGCGGAGCAATGCAGGGCGTCGGCCGGGCGCGCTCGGAGTTAGAGCGGGCGGGCGGCTACGACGAGGGGCTGTCCGGGCTCCTGGAGCGGGTCGGCGGCATCGGGGCGGAGCTTGAGGACGTGGCGTACGAGCTCCGATCCTATTTGGACGAGCTGGAGGCCGACCCCGGCAGGCTGGACGAGATCGAGGGCCGCCTCGCCGATTTCCGGGAGCTCGAACGCAAGTACGGCGAAAACGTGGAGGGGTACCTGGAGGAGGCCGGCCAGAGGCTCTCCCGGCTGGAGAATGCCGGAGAGGAGACCGAGGAGCTGGAGCGCAGGATCTCCTCCGGAGAGCAGAAGCTGGAGTCGCTGGCCGCCGGGATCACGGCCGGGCGCGAGGAGGCGGCCGCGGCGCTTGCCGGGCGGGTTCAGGAGAACCTGGCGGACCTCAAGCTGGGCGGCACCACCTTTCTGGCGGAGCTGGCCGAGACCGGGCCCGGACCCTCGGGCCGGGAGCGGGTGGAGTTCACCATCCGGCCAAACCCCGGCGAGCCCCTGCTGCCGGTCCGCCGCTACGCCTCCGGCGGGGAGCTGTCGCGCATCATGCTCGCCATCCGGCTGGCCCAGGAGAGCATCGAGCCCGGCGCGACCTACGTCTTCGACGAGGTGGACGCCGGAATAGGCGGCGAGACCGCGACCGCCGTGGGCGAGAAGCTAAAGAGGCTCGGCGGCCGCAATCAGGTCCTGACGATCACCCACCTGCCCCAGATCGCATCGGGCGCCGGCTCTCAGGTGGTCGTCGCAAAGGAGGAGAGCGCCGGGCGCACCATCACCCGCATCCTGCCCGTCCAGGGCGAGGAGCGCCGCCGCGAGCTGGCCCGGATGCTCTCGGGCCGGGTGGACGACGCCTCCCTGACCCACGCCTCCGATCTGCTCGGCGAGGAAGACTGA
- a CDS encoding NAD(+)/NADH kinase produces the protein MRRAGIVKNPDVDPEYASRLVAVLEKHDVEVVGSAEVSYDTHDTEDTHDTEDTHDTESPVDGAADVIFVLGGDGTMLRASKTHPGKVLLGVNLGTVGFMSGMSPENIEPGVEQVLEGALHVQEYRLLEIESGGERRLAVNDAVLLKKRPHQIASVEVSVGGERLASYQCDGLIAATPLGSTAYALSAGGPIISGDVPCYTLVPIAPHSLVSRPMVLGGEQRTELTLNTRGALLSLDGGEPYELEPGSTVRVGLSEESIKIGRTDEWSWWRAVRRTFL, from the coding sequence TTGCGCCGAGCCGGCATCGTCAAGAACCCGGACGTGGACCCGGAATATGCCAGCCGGCTCGTGGCCGTCCTGGAGAAGCACGACGTCGAGGTGGTGGGGAGCGCCGAGGTCTCTTACGACACCCACGACACCGAAGACACCCACGACACCGAAGACACCCACGACACCGAGAGTCCCGTGGACGGTGCGGCGGACGTGATCTTCGTGCTCGGCGGCGACGGGACCATGCTCAGGGCCTCGAAAACCCACCCCGGGAAGGTACTCCTTGGGGTGAACCTCGGGACGGTCGGCTTTATGAGCGGGATGAGCCCGGAGAACATAGAGCCTGGCGTTGAGCAGGTCTTGGAAGGGGCCCTGCACGTGCAGGAGTACCGGCTCCTGGAGATAGAGAGCGGCGGAGAGCGGCGGCTCGCCGTCAACGACGCGGTCCTGCTCAAGAAACGGCCGCACCAGATCGCCTCCGTCGAGGTATCCGTCGGCGGGGAACGTCTCGCCTCCTACCAGTGCGACGGCCTCATAGCCGCTACGCCCCTCGGCTCCACCGCGTACGCACTCTCCGCCGGCGGCCCCATAATCTCCGGCGACGTGCCATGCTACACCCTGGTCCCCATAGCGCCGCACTCGCTGGTCAGCCGCCCGATGGTGCTCGGAGGAGAGCAGCGCACCGAGCTCACCCTCAACACCCGCGGAGCCCTGCTGTCGCTGGACGGCGGGGAGCCTTACGAGCTCGAACCAGGGTCCACCGTCAGGGTGGGTCTCTCCGAGGAGAGCATAAAAATAGGCCGCACCGACGAGTGGAGCTGGTGGCGGGCGGTGAGGAGGACCTTCCTGTGA
- a CDS encoding TlyA family RNA methyltransferase gives MDNLLVECGLAESRSRAQGMILAGSVRVGGEVVTKSGSRHTGDAEISVEERSPYVSRAGEKLAGALDEFGVEVGGRDCLDAGASTGGFTDVLLQRGASRVISADVGYGQLDWSLRNDPRVEVLERTNIRYLSVRDLPFEPDLLVGDLSFISLPVALAGVAGSAENLREMVLLVKPQFEAGPEQVGRGGVVRDPLARAAAITRVAEEFERLGFGAVDLTRASVTGRRSGNQEYPLRLLRGSGRTLTAERISEISEISEAVQG, from the coding sequence CTGGACAATCTGCTCGTCGAGTGCGGTTTGGCCGAGAGCCGCAGCCGGGCGCAGGGCATGATTCTGGCCGGTTCGGTCCGGGTCGGCGGCGAGGTGGTTACCAAGTCCGGTAGCCGTCACACCGGAGACGCGGAGATCTCCGTCGAAGAGCGGAGCCCGTACGTCTCCCGCGCCGGGGAGAAGCTCGCCGGCGCGCTGGACGAGTTCGGCGTCGAGGTCGGGGGGCGTGATTGCCTGGACGCCGGAGCCTCGACCGGGGGATTCACCGACGTTCTGTTGCAACGGGGGGCCTCGCGGGTGATCTCGGCCGACGTCGGCTACGGACAACTGGACTGGAGCCTGCGCAACGACCCCCGGGTCGAGGTGCTCGAACGGACCAATATCCGTTACCTCTCTGTGCGGGATCTCCCGTTCGAGCCTGACCTGCTCGTCGGGGACCTCTCGTTTATCTCGCTGCCGGTTGCGCTGGCGGGCGTGGCCGGGTCCGCCGAGAACCTGCGGGAGATGGTGCTGCTCGTAAAGCCCCAGTTCGAGGCCGGGCCGGAGCAGGTCGGGCGCGGCGGCGTGGTCCGCGACCCTCTCGCCCGCGCCGCCGCCATAACCCGGGTGGCCGAGGAGTTCGAGCGGCTCGGGTTCGGGGCGGTGGACCTCACCCGGGCCTCCGTTACCGGGCGGCGCTCGGGCAACCAGGAGTACCCGCTGCGGCTCCTGCGCGGCTCCGGCCGGACGCTTACCGCGGAGCGCATCTCCGAGATTTCCGAGATCTCCGAGGCGGTCCAGGGGTGA
- a CDS encoding polyprenyl synthetase family protein — protein MARGPYPRSRPAPPESEPSWDAVWESHRSAFEGYLEGLYFSAEPRLSRLVEAMRYSMLGGGKRVRPTLCMEVARVFGADPERVLPAAAAVELIHTYSLIHDDLPAMDDDDYRRGRPTTHKKYGEALAILSGDAFFGEAMMLVTGEQEGTPEQRLEAAHALAAATSVEGMVGGQVIDVESTGAGSGADPETLSLIHGFKTGALIRASARMGAVLAGGRGGPLEAIGVYAGELGLCFQIVDDLLNATATADELGKSAGSDAEKAKATFVGVYGLDGARGEADAALDRALGALEKVEPAPTGEKTGGLRELALFVRNRGS, from the coding sequence ATGGCTAGAGGCCCGTATCCCCGCTCACGCCCGGCCCCGCCGGAGAGTGAGCCTTCCTGGGACGCCGTGTGGGAGTCCCACCGCTCGGCGTTCGAGGGTTATCTGGAGGGCCTGTATTTCTCGGCCGAGCCTCGCCTCTCGCGGCTGGTCGAGGCCATGCGCTACTCGATGCTCGGCGGTGGCAAGCGCGTAAGGCCGACGCTGTGTATGGAGGTCGCCCGCGTGTTCGGGGCCGACCCGGAGCGGGTACTGCCGGCCGCCGCCGCCGTGGAACTCATACACACGTACTCCCTGATCCACGACGACCTGCCGGCGATGGACGACGACGATTACCGCCGGGGGCGTCCCACCACCCACAAGAAGTACGGCGAGGCCCTCGCCATCCTCTCGGGGGACGCCTTTTTCGGGGAGGCGATGATGCTCGTAACCGGCGAGCAGGAGGGCACTCCCGAGCAGCGTCTGGAGGCCGCCCACGCCCTGGCCGCCGCGACCAGCGTCGAGGGCATGGTCGGCGGGCAGGTAATAGACGTCGAGAGCACCGGGGCCGGCTCCGGCGCGGACCCCGAGACCCTCTCCCTGATCCACGGCTTCAAGACCGGGGCGCTCATCCGGGCCTCGGCCCGGATGGGTGCGGTGCTCGCCGGGGGCAGGGGTGGCCCTCTGGAGGCGATAGGCGTCTACGCCGGAGAGCTCGGGCTCTGCTTCCAGATCGTGGACGACCTCCTGAACGCGACGGCGACCGCCGACGAGCTTGGAAAGAGCGCCGGGAGCGACGCCGAGAAGGCGAAGGCGACCTTCGTCGGGGTGTACGGCCTGGACGGCGCCCGGGGCGAGGCCGACGCCGCCCTGGACCGCGCCCTCGGGGCCCTAGAAAAGGTCGAGCCGGCCCCGACCGGCGAAAAGACCGGCGGGCTCCGGGAGCTCGCCCTGTTCGTCCGCAACCGGGGCAGCTAG
- the nusB gene encoding transcription antitermination factor NusB gives MSRRRARKQAFLTLYQSDVTGVGLDSILARWRHYKGDLEEYAEELARGVERDRLDLDERIGEAAEGWKIGRMNSVDRTIMRLALYEMINAPDVPQEVAVNEAVELAKGFSSEEAPGFVGGVLRGAGRELIGHG, from the coding sequence GTGAGCCGTAGACGCGCCAGAAAACAGGCCTTCCTCACGCTGTATCAGAGCGACGTCACCGGGGTCGGGCTGGATAGCATCCTGGCGCGCTGGCGTCACTATAAAGGCGACCTCGAGGAGTACGCCGAGGAGCTCGCCCGGGGCGTTGAGCGGGACCGCCTCGATCTCGACGAGCGCATCGGCGAGGCGGCGGAGGGGTGGAAGATAGGCCGCATGAACTCGGTTGACCGCACCATAATGCGCCTCGCCCTGTACGAGATGATCAACGCCCCCGACGTGCCCCAAGAGGTCGCCGTAAACGAGGCCGTGGAGCTCGCCAAGGGCTTCTCCAGTGAAGAGGCGCCGGGGTTCGTCGGCGGCGTGCTGCGCGGGGCGGGCCGAGAGTTGATCGGGCATGGCTAG
- the efp gene encoding elongation factor P, whose amino-acid sequence MISTNQFKNGTTIKVDGKRFTIVQFQHVKPGKGAAFVRTKLRNIDTGSVQDKTFRAGEKLEDIRTESRPATFLYSDGESLHFMDAESFEQAAIPAGVVGDTADFIAANTTANILYADGEVVSVQAPPHVELEVADTDPGVKGDTATGGSKPATMETGLTVQVPLFVERGDRLRIDTRNREYQTRV is encoded by the coding sequence ATGATATCCACCAATCAGTTCAAGAACGGGACCACGATAAAGGTAGACGGCAAGCGGTTTACCATCGTGCAGTTCCAGCACGTAAAGCCGGGCAAGGGGGCCGCGTTCGTGCGCACGAAGCTGCGCAACATAGACACCGGCTCGGTCCAGGACAAGACCTTCCGGGCCGGCGAGAAGCTCGAAGACATCCGCACAGAGTCGAGGCCCGCGACCTTCCTGTACTCGGACGGTGAGAGCCTGCACTTCATGGACGCCGAGTCCTTCGAGCAGGCCGCCATACCCGCCGGCGTCGTAGGAGATACCGCGGACTTCATCGCGGCGAATACGACCGCGAACATACTCTACGCCGACGGCGAGGTCGTCAGCGTGCAGGCCCCGCCCCACGTCGAGCTAGAGGTAGCGGATACGGACCCGGGAGTAAAAGGCGACACCGCGACCGGCGGCAGCAAGCCCGCCACCATGGAGACCGGCCTTACGGTGCAGGTGCCGCTTTTCGTGGAGCGCGGCGACCGGCTGCGCATAGACACTCGTAATCGCGAGTACCAGACCCGGGTCTAG
- a CDS encoding GFA family protein, which translates to MSLSGENAATGRCLCGSFHFVAHGEPLTCVYCHCVDCRISSGAPVSALVGYDAEKVEYTGDEPKKYQSSETVTRAFCGTCGGTVSYEDELLPGEIYLHAGLFDEPDRLAPTVHSWHSQAVSWLSIDDGLPRHEKSSKPR; encoded by the coding sequence ATGAGCCTCTCCGGGGAGAACGCGGCGACCGGAAGATGCCTCTGCGGCAGCTTCCATTTCGTGGCGCACGGCGAGCCGCTAACGTGCGTGTACTGTCATTGTGTGGACTGCCGGATATCCAGCGGCGCGCCGGTCTCCGCGCTCGTCGGCTACGACGCCGAGAAGGTCGAGTACACCGGGGACGAGCCGAAAAAGTACCAGTCCTCGGAGACCGTGACCCGCGCCTTCTGCGGCACGTGTGGCGGCACCGTCTCTTACGAAGACGAGCTGCTTCCGGGTGAGATCTACCTGCACGCCGGCCTCTTCGACGAGCCCGATAGGCTTGCTCCAACGGTGCATAGCTGGCACTCGCAGGCCGTAAGCTGGCTCTCTATAGACGACGGTCTGCCCCGCCACGAAAAGAGCAGCAAGCCACGCTAG
- a CDS encoding type II 3-dehydroquinate dehydratase, whose product MNSPRTYSGRILVLNGVNLGRLGRRRLEVYGGLTLDDIRSELQETFPGTGIDLRQTDHEGEMVAWIHAAAPDGEEGYDGLIINPGAWTHYAYALHDALEMVEMPKVEVHLSNVHAREGWRRESVISPSVDAVIAGMGAFGYRAAVSYVLSRDHAPEPR is encoded by the coding sequence TTGAATAGTCCCCGTACATATAGCGGACGGATACTGGTGCTAAACGGCGTCAACCTCGGTAGGCTCGGCCGCCGGCGCCTGGAGGTCTATGGCGGTCTCACCCTGGACGACATCCGGTCAGAGCTTCAGGAGACGTTCCCGGGGACCGGGATAGACTTACGCCAGACCGACCACGAGGGTGAGATGGTGGCCTGGATCCACGCCGCCGCGCCGGATGGAGAGGAGGGCTACGACGGCCTCATAATAAATCCCGGAGCCTGGACCCACTACGCCTACGCCCTGCACGACGCGCTGGAGATGGTCGAGATGCCAAAGGTCGAGGTCCACCTCTCCAACGTCCACGCCCGCGAGGGCTGGCGGCGGGAGTCCGTGATCTCACCCTCCGTGGACGCCGTTATAGCCGGCATGGGCGCCTTCGGATACCGGGCCGCCGTCTCCTACGTCCTCTCCAGAGACCACGCCCCGGAGCCGCGATGA
- the aroB gene encoding 3-dehydroquinate synthase: MAEGVDGVDRHRIPVGGSSPYDVLVGPGLRTGEILAEAVGAAAGNAAFGATGAAAILTDSNVGPLYAAGLARSLRSAGMDVLETVEVPAGEGSKSLEIYAEVLGRLARVGLSRNSVLVALGGGVIGDLGGFVAASYLRGIGFVQVPTSLLAMVDSSVGGKVGVDLPEGKNLAGAFLQPRAVVADTAMLGSLSGREVSCGLAEVLKMGLLSGGDFYRDLSLLEPARAGDRGALLTLVAHSVRFKAGVVEADERESGRRAILNYGHTIGHGLEAAAAYSLAHGEAVGLGMRAAARLSEKRFGVELAAEQDELLGAAGLPLGTKGVEPAAVLRAMGRDKKRRSGDGGHRFVLLEEIGRPVWDVPVSEEEARLAVEEVVE; this comes from the coding sequence TTGGCTGAAGGGGTAGACGGCGTAGACCGGCATCGAATACCCGTCGGGGGTTCGAGCCCGTACGACGTGCTGGTCGGCCCCGGCCTCCGGACGGGGGAGATCTTGGCTGAGGCGGTGGGCGCAGCGGCGGGGAACGCCGCATTCGGAGCAACCGGCGCGGCGGCCATACTCACGGACTCCAACGTCGGCCCGTTGTACGCGGCGGGGCTCGCGCGCTCGCTGCGGTCCGCCGGGATGGACGTCTTGGAGACCGTCGAGGTTCCCGCCGGAGAGGGCTCGAAGAGCCTCGAAATCTACGCGGAGGTACTCGGCAGGCTCGCCCGGGTCGGTCTCTCCCGGAACTCCGTGCTCGTCGCCCTGGGGGGAGGCGTGATCGGCGACCTCGGCGGCTTCGTGGCGGCGAGCTACCTGCGGGGCATCGGGTTCGTGCAGGTGCCGACCTCGCTGCTGGCGATGGTGGATAGCTCGGTCGGGGGGAAGGTCGGGGTGGACCTGCCGGAGGGGAAGAACCTCGCCGGGGCCTTTCTCCAGCCCCGCGCCGTCGTCGCCGATACCGCCATGCTCGGCTCGTTGTCGGGACGTGAGGTCTCGTGCGGGCTCGCCGAGGTGCTGAAGATGGGCCTGCTCTCGGGGGGAGACTTCTACCGGGACCTGTCCCTGCTAGAGCCCGCCCGCGCGGGGGATCGGGGCGCCCTGCTCACGCTCGTGGCGCACTCCGTACGGTTCAAGGCCGGGGTGGTGGAGGCCGACGAGCGCGAGTCGGGACGGCGCGCCATCCTCAACTACGGTCACACCATCGGGCACGGCCTGGAGGCGGCCGCCGCATACTCTCTGGCCCACGGCGAGGCCGTAGGGCTCGGGATGCGGGCCGCCGCGCGGCTCTCCGAGAAGCGGTTCGGCGTGGAGCTTGCCGCGGAGCAGGACGAGCTTCTCGGGGCCGCCGGGTTGCCGCTAGGGACGAAAGGTGTCGAGCCGGCGGCAGTGCTCCGGGCGATGGGCCGGGACAAGAAGCGCCGCTCGGGAGATGGTGGGCACCGCTTCGTGCTGCTGGAAGAGATCGGGCGTCCCGTCTGGGACGTGCCCGTATCCGAAGAGGAGGCTCGATTGGCCGTGGAGGAAGTGGTTGAATAG
- a CDS encoding shikimate kinase: MPAQSPRPVALVGYMGSGKSTVGRMLARGLGWTLVDLDRDIRRREGRSIPEIFSESGEARFREVEHEALAAALDGAERRVVACGGGVVLEPRNRELLRRADTVFLHEDIEALYERTRRPGRPLAAGGFADFERRYEERLPLYREVAGLRIHVGNRPARKVAKEIERWLKG; this comes from the coding sequence GTGCCTGCACAGAGCCCGAGGCCAGTGGCGCTCGTGGGTTACATGGGCAGCGGCAAGAGCACCGTCGGCCGGATGCTGGCCCGCGGCCTCGGCTGGACCCTGGTGGACCTCGACCGTGACATACGCCGTCGCGAGGGGCGCTCGATACCCGAGATCTTCTCCGAGTCCGGCGAGGCCCGCTTCCGCGAGGTGGAGCACGAGGCGCTCGCCGCAGCTCTCGACGGCGCGGAGAGGCGGGTGGTCGCGTGTGGCGGGGGCGTGGTGTTGGAGCCTCGCAACCGCGAGTTGCTGCGGCGGGCTGACACGGTATTTCTGCACGAGGATATAGAGGCGCTGTACGAGCGAACCCGCCGTCCGGGCAGGCCGCTCGCCGCCGGCGGGTTCGCGGACTTCGAGCGCCGGTACGAGGAGCGCCTGCCGTTGTACCGGGAGGTCGCCGGGCTGAGGATACACGTCGGCAACCGCCCGGCGCGCAAGGTGGCGAAGGAGATCGAGCGTTGGCTGAAGGGGTAG
- the aroC gene encoding chorismate synthase, translating into MRFSFSTAGESHGPAEVTLVHGVPAGLPLTVEDVDRDLARRQKGYGRGGRQKIERDGIEFIGGVRHGRTLGAPVSMLIRNQDYANWEARMTPDPVEEGKDGKHNQPVTLPRPGHADLAGMQKYAFDDLRNVLERSSARETTARVAAGGVAKRLLSEFGIEIHSAVYRIGGAATEKQTAVAGAATADESDVRCPDPEAAEKMKAEIDAARRDRDALGGEFVVVARGCPPGLGSYVDWRDKLDAKLAAAVMSINAMKGVEFGDGFDVARHRSSEVQDEIVPSENGEGVAGLTRTSNRLGGLEGGMTNGEPVVVCVAMKPISTIAKALQTVDLSTGEPSRAFRERADSCAVPAAAVIGEAMVAVVLAETFLEKFGADNLTDLRSSYESYMRRLQGTVGGVRSAAPSGSSGSSGFGPS; encoded by the coding sequence TTGAGGTTTAGCTTTTCGACGGCGGGCGAGTCGCACGGCCCGGCAGAGGTAACGCTGGTACACGGGGTCCCGGCCGGGCTCCCGCTAACCGTGGAGGATGTGGACCGGGACCTCGCGCGCCGGCAGAAGGGTTACGGGCGCGGCGGCCGCCAGAAGATAGAGCGGGACGGGATCGAGTTCATCGGCGGTGTCCGGCACGGCAGGACCCTGGGCGCGCCGGTGTCCATGTTGATCCGCAATCAGGACTACGCCAACTGGGAGGCCCGGATGACGCCGGACCCGGTCGAGGAGGGCAAAGACGGGAAGCACAACCAGCCCGTTACCCTGCCCCGGCCCGGTCACGCCGACCTCGCCGGGATGCAGAAGTACGCCTTCGACGACCTCCGCAACGTCCTGGAACGCTCCAGTGCCCGAGAGACCACCGCCCGGGTCGCGGCCGGAGGCGTGGCGAAAAGGCTCCTCTCCGAGTTCGGCATCGAGATACACAGCGCCGTGTACCGCATAGGCGGCGCGGCCACCGAGAAGCAGACCGCCGTCGCGGGCGCGGCGACGGCCGACGAGTCCGACGTGCGCTGTCCCGACCCCGAGGCCGCCGAGAAGATGAAGGCGGAGATAGACGCCGCCCGCCGCGACCGGGACGCCCTCGGCGGGGAGTTCGTGGTCGTGGCCCGCGGCTGCCCGCCCGGTCTTGGCTCCTACGTGGACTGGCGCGACAAGCTGGACGCGAAGCTCGCGGCGGCCGTGATGTCCATAAACGCGATGAAAGGCGTGGAGTTCGGAGACGGCTTCGACGTGGCCCGCCACCGCTCCAGCGAGGTGCAGGACGAGATCGTACCGTCGGAGAACGGAGAGGGCGTTGCGGGCCTGACGCGGACCAGCAACCGCCTCGGCGGCCTAGAAGGTGGCATGACAAACGGCGAGCCCGTGGTGGTCTGCGTCGCGATGAAGCCCATCTCGACCATCGCCAAGGCGCTGCAGACCGTGGATCTCTCGACCGGCGAGCCTTCGAGGGCCTTCAGGGAGCGGGCCGACTCCTGCGCGGTGCCGGCGGCGGCCGTGATCGGGGAGGCGATGGTCGCGGTCGTGCTGGCCGAAACCTTTCTGGAGAAGTTCGGCGCGGATAACCTGACCGACCTGCGCTCCTCCTACGAGTCCTACATGCGGCGCCTGCAGGGCACGGTCGGCGGCGTGCGCTCTGCCGCGCCTTCCGGCTCCTCTGGCTCGTCTGGTTTCGGGCCGTCCTAG